A genome region from Hemitrygon akajei chromosome 14, sHemAka1.3, whole genome shotgun sequence includes the following:
- the ndufa12 gene encoding NADH dehydrogenase [ubiquinone] 1 alpha subcomplex subunit 12: protein MADVLAVFRRGWTQFWSHGGIRGALFHLLRTSELKTGNLVGEDKYGNKYYEDKRYFFGRHRWVEYTEEMNGKNTYWEVDGSMIPPEWHRWIHCFTEHPPTTHPPVERKFIFKTHQFNMSGTPGQYVPYSTTRKKIHEWVPPQSSK from the exons ATGGCGGATGTTCTTGCTGTGTTCAGAAGGGGGTGGACTCAGTTTTGGAGTCACGGCGGTATTCGTGGTGCTTTGTTTCATCTTCTaag AACAAGTGAACTAAAAACTGGGAACCTTGTTGGGGAAGACAAGTATGGAAACAAATATTATGAAGACAAACGATATTTCTTTG GTCGACATAGATGGGTTGAATATACTGAAGAGATGAATGGGAAGAACACTTACTGGGAAGTAGATGGAAGCATGATTCCTCCAGAATG GCATCGTTGGATTCACTGctttactgagcacccacccacTACACACCCTCCAGTTGAAAGGAAATTTATCTTCAAAACGCATCAGTTTAACATGAGTGGCACGCCAGGACAGTATGTACCTTATTCAACTACTCGCAAGAAGATTCATGAGTGGGTCCCACCACAAAGCAGCAAGTGA